Proteins from a single region of Runella sp. SP2:
- a CDS encoding DUF11 domain-containing protein encodes MKQFFTLIVVLGIMCGMISTQVQAQCNSSAPSVLAKWDFNSGTAQCNGAVPSTKGWLYKQTVPILAQNKNTFCPNSNSGCGQALLGSKGFSNTNDFANALCLSGYWRPGTNQYAVSEGWKPKDTVFKPEIGGNIYVEYKLPAGKSGTLTSFSVKLIQKQYNGTSIPYEKQGVGVYRNGVLVYNQTQNVAASNVNGTPFTFSFPNTADFISDGSAEVTWTVVFGLVNRLIENGSWGSVKVGPVIGYDDICLNGTCGGGGPVPVAAITPATCGATSPNNDGKITLSNFGATDKYDYVIGTTYTGSQTYATATAIPAGGVIASALPNPASATTYTVRVFNSGGCTTDLQVVLNPTSCPSGVCTKPTATLTPTPATCTGTSSNSNANIAITSVTNGDKVGISLGGTYSGTAYAAAQTLTGGAFTFSSLPNPNGNQLYTVRVFNASNDCYQDFPVTLAETDCGCKKMVVQVLSSDQADPNSTPNNNNTSEDDLATYEVCKSPTFIDLKLTKTVNPTNGVTCPVSSDFVWTLTLTNEGTMTATNIQVVDNMPLELLVLGSNPASGTTYNPIGGWIVPSLAANASVTLTITTKATKAGSFTNCAWVNTAFPLNDPDSTPGNAPALNEDDDDCATITVTGPNVPTITKEFSPSSAKPGTPVRLTLKINNNETTPITLTSTFVDNLPSSPAQMTVASNPNVSVNNATPVIAAAGSNVIFIPNGTSLPPGLTQIQVDVIVPAEGIYCNKLVPGALQTSSCSTIDTTEACIEFKNSYIAAPLLKKAFAPAMVQTNQNSTLTITIENRNSTPITLGQDFKDELPAGVVLAGVATGTCATISTFSSTNEVGLTSGSTIAPGTCTITVPVTSATAGDYCNTIPMNAMIGEVSNGTIMVMTGNEDIAEACLKVVASPIFDLALRKTLAAGQDSVVTLGATVNYNIRVFNQGTVDATNIQITDYIPTGMSLPTSTQWTATAGKATLVTPLPLLKAGRDTTLSISLTVENTATGDLINRSEISAATGGTDIDSTPDDNPANDAGGKERSPSDDSIYGNGTGNPSEVSALSDEDDADPAVVKAGNLCATAKMAVGIILAPQSIRTQNDIVSVTFGVVNNGSTPLSNVTFEGTYKLFKGSVGAPNVLTVTKSGDVNNDGIMQPLESWLFTATMTNTPYNPGDVFLICGFAKALCGTDTVKAGNADLLFTAGVNMDVEITNDCVKPGEFVEADLIARLLIDEDAAQNPGTANVGGITITLPKRRFEARNMRITSPLLNGGTAFDPFNPPVGLTIQTVTDQGGADGGRNTSNILDEGDAVNTARKPCSALGQNDVNCDFPDWVFKVKIQVPANYTGDKFIVEAQDQFDLYEAKEDPAGSGTFTAFSSLGAATESDKDTINIKPNAGPDQTLACSNGSLPATIQLTGTPANGTWAALASNPAGMSVSNAGLVTITNADAQGKSYSFVYTLNGCKDTLQITAAVCCVKPVAAVSPKTQTICSGATASAYAATPSTGVEYKWFGPLTDTTGAFGTAISGQTNASFTPSGTALTITGTKYFAVIVNTTGNTTCSDTAFVQLIVNPKPTPVNFAAASVCVGAEVTYPDPSGTNGTWTGPGVTDTGTEATVNTTTALTQLAATAPKTFYIYYTQTTAGCTQKDSAEITVKARPVVTISGPTTVCETGLPVNFTGSPAGGTFTLPQGFPAGAATQNGSTLTLNPGFNIASLTFSYSYTDATTSCSASASHSITVNPKPNAGQDQTLACANPTTNTLTTSTTLSPSPGGGTWAQLGTTPVAATISGNSVSGMTVAGTYQFIYTTTAGCKDTVAVIVQPCAGCVKPNAGPDAAAVCQPTSTSKLTAVTSGGMWAPIGSPANPSAASIDASGNITGLSAAGIYKFVYSVTSGGQTCTDTAQVEVKAKPVIADGSATICAGESVDLISKIVNYNTYQGQVWTVGTANGTVVTTPSSVKPTGTTTYVLVAQNAAGCKDTAQVVVTVNPKPNAGQDQTLACANPTTNTLTTSTTLSPSPAGGTWAQLGTTPVAATISGNSVSGMTVAGTYQFIYTTTAGCKDTVAVIVQPCAGCVKPNAGPDAAAVCQPTSTSKLTAVTSGGTWAPIGSPANPSSASIDASGNITGLSAAGIYKFVYSVTSGGQTCTDTAQVEVKAKPVIADGSATICAGESVDLISKIVNYNTYQGQVWTVGTANGTVVTTPSSVKPTGTTTYILVAQNAAGCKDTAQVVVTVNPKPNAGQDQTLACANPTTNTLTTSTTLSPSPAGGTWAQLGTTPVAATISGNSVSGMTVAGTYQFIYTTTAGCKDTVAVIVQPCAVCTKPNAGNDQTLVCGSGGVSPTTATLAPVTTGGVWSVMASNPAVATISGNAVSGMTAVGTYKFIYSITSGGQTCTDTVQVVVPTCVQEPVACTMSMTATPGSCIPATGTYTLTGKLTLSNPPTSGTLTVSVGGVEQVFSAPFTSPINYTLSGLPSDGQAQVVTAAFSADGACKSSLTYSAPANCKTNPCTTTLTAVPAACNPTTGLYELNGSVSFTNAPTTGTMTVTVDGQSQVFNAPFTSPQAYNIKNLMSDGSGHLVTVKFSADGSCVGSATYTAPANCRTNECGVSVTAIPGNCIPASNTYSVSGIITVANAPATGTMTVTVGGKSQVFTAPFSASQTYSLAGLVSDGAQHQVKVSFSATSICSATATYKAPQNCSTTQQCAINVSVEGTLCNTTTGSYTLNGVVNFVSAPTTGTLTIVAAGKTLTFNAPFSSPMSFSLTGLTGAGNQTVTASFSASSCSATTTYAQPNCGCVPSNPAVLVSSVTACLNDTFPTLRATVIGQATIDWFTLPSGGAPVAVGTTSFKPAGNVTGTVTFYVQARSTNGTCAGEVSERIPVTVTAQNCLVEIDLALKKLISKKIAQVGEELTYTIKVYNQSGNAATNVAVTDTLPTAVQFVANSFAASRGSATLTGNIINWSIGNIAANGDTVTLTYRVKVLQPGLYFNKAEITSAGEKDVDSTPGNNQDAEDDLDRQCFTVPIPLCSGSKVEVSIGTNYTGVRWFKDGQELTTLAGQHVVLLDAVGNYTYTATNGGCPTGGCCPIIIQAGTNCCSDQLCVPFTTRKIKK; translated from the coding sequence ATGAAACAGTTTTTTACGCTCATCGTAGTCCTAGGAATCATGTGTGGGATGATTTCCACGCAGGTTCAGGCACAATGCAATAGTTCTGCTCCTTCGGTACTCGCCAAATGGGATTTTAACTCTGGGACAGCCCAATGTAACGGCGCTGTGCCTTCTACCAAAGGCTGGTTGTACAAGCAAACTGTACCTATTCTTGCCCAAAATAAAAATACCTTTTGCCCCAACTCAAACAGTGGGTGTGGCCAGGCGCTACTTGGCTCGAAAGGATTTAGTAACACCAACGACTTCGCCAATGCACTTTGTTTGTCGGGATATTGGCGGCCAGGTACGAATCAATACGCAGTTTCGGAAGGGTGGAAGCCCAAAGACACCGTTTTTAAACCTGAAATCGGCGGTAATATCTATGTGGAGTACAAATTGCCCGCAGGAAAGTCAGGTACGTTAACCAGCTTTTCGGTTAAGCTTATTCAAAAGCAATATAACGGTACATCCATTCCTTACGAAAAGCAAGGTGTTGGTGTGTATCGAAATGGAGTGCTGGTTTATAACCAAACCCAAAATGTAGCGGCTTCCAATGTTAATGGAACACCTTTTACGTTTTCATTCCCAAATACCGCTGATTTTATTTCAGATGGTTCGGCCGAGGTAACTTGGACGGTTGTGTTTGGTTTGGTTAATCGACTAATTGAAAATGGAAGTTGGGGGTCAGTCAAAGTTGGCCCTGTCATTGGTTATGATGATATTTGTTTGAATGGAACATGCGGCGGTGGTGGCCCAGTGCCAGTAGCTGCCATTACGCCCGCAACTTGTGGCGCCACCAGTCCCAACAACGACGGTAAAATAACTTTGTCGAATTTTGGCGCAACGGATAAGTACGATTACGTCATTGGTACTACTTATACGGGGTCTCAGACGTACGCTACTGCCACGGCGATTCCAGCAGGTGGCGTCATTGCCAGTGCCTTGCCTAACCCCGCTTCGGCAACCACCTATACGGTTCGGGTGTTTAACTCAGGAGGTTGTACCACCGATTTACAGGTTGTGCTCAATCCAACAAGCTGCCCATCGGGCGTGTGTACAAAACCCACCGCTACCTTGACGCCAACGCCAGCTACCTGTACGGGAACAAGCTCAAACAGTAATGCGAATATTGCGATAACAAGCGTGACAAATGGAGATAAAGTGGGAATTTCTCTAGGTGGAACCTATTCGGGAACGGCGTATGCTGCGGCACAAACCTTGACGGGGGGCGCTTTTACTTTTAGTAGTTTGCCTAACCCAAATGGCAACCAACTTTACACGGTGCGGGTTTTCAATGCTTCTAACGATTGCTACCAAGATTTTCCTGTCACCCTTGCCGAAACCGATTGTGGATGTAAGAAAATGGTGGTACAAGTACTGTCGTCAGATCAAGCTGACCCCAATTCTACGCCCAATAACAATAACACAAGCGAAGATGATTTAGCGACCTACGAGGTTTGTAAAAGCCCAACATTTATTGACTTAAAGTTGACCAAAACGGTGAACCCGACCAACGGGGTGACGTGTCCCGTAAGCTCAGACTTTGTTTGGACTTTGACCCTGACCAATGAGGGAACAATGACCGCTACTAACATTCAGGTAGTGGATAATATGCCACTCGAACTGTTGGTGTTGGGCAGTAACCCAGCTTCTGGAACGACCTATAACCCTATTGGTGGGTGGATTGTACCAAGCTTGGCGGCCAATGCGTCGGTGACGCTGACCATTACAACCAAGGCGACAAAAGCAGGGTCGTTTACCAACTGTGCGTGGGTAAATACAGCTTTCCCGCTGAACGACCCCGATTCAACGCCAGGTAATGCTCCAGCCCTGAACGAAGATGACGACGATTGTGCTACCATCACTGTCACAGGGCCAAACGTGCCAACTATTACCAAGGAGTTTAGCCCGTCGTCGGCCAAGCCAGGAACACCCGTTCGTTTGACACTCAAGATTAATAACAACGAAACAACGCCAATTACGTTGACTTCGACGTTCGTGGATAACCTTCCAAGTAGCCCAGCGCAGATGACTGTTGCTTCCAATCCAAACGTAAGCGTCAACAACGCAACGCCTGTCATTGCGGCTGCGGGAAGTAACGTGATTTTTATTCCAAACGGTACTTCGCTTCCGCCAGGTCTTACTCAGATTCAGGTAGATGTGATTGTGCCAGCGGAAGGGATTTATTGTAATAAATTAGTACCAGGAGCGCTCCAAACCAGCTCTTGTAGCACAATCGATACCACCGAAGCCTGTATTGAGTTTAAAAACTCGTACATCGCTGCGCCTTTATTGAAAAAAGCGTTTGCTCCTGCAATGGTACAAACCAACCAAAATAGTACCCTGACCATCACCATCGAAAACCGAAACAGTACGCCTATTACGCTTGGACAAGATTTCAAGGACGAATTGCCAGCGGGGGTAGTATTGGCAGGGGTGGCTACGGGAACGTGTGCGACTATCAGCACTTTTAGCAGCACCAACGAAGTAGGGTTGACCTCGGGCTCAACGATTGCCCCAGGGACGTGTACCATTACAGTACCTGTAACCAGCGCAACGGCGGGCGATTACTGTAATACAATTCCAATGAATGCCATGATTGGTGAAGTAAGCAATGGAACAATCATGGTCATGACGGGCAATGAAGACATTGCAGAAGCATGTTTGAAAGTGGTTGCTAGTCCAATATTTGACTTAGCATTGCGCAAGACGTTGGCCGCAGGACAAGATTCGGTAGTGACTTTAGGGGCAACTGTAAACTACAATATCCGCGTCTTTAACCAAGGTACGGTAGATGCGACCAATATTCAAATTACGGATTACATCCCGACAGGAATGAGCTTGCCAACCAGCACTCAATGGACGGCAACGGCAGGAAAAGCAACACTTGTGACACCCTTGCCGCTCTTGAAAGCAGGTCGTGATACTACTTTGTCAATTAGCTTAACGGTAGAAAATACAGCTACAGGAGATTTAATCAACCGTTCTGAAATCAGTGCGGCTACGGGCGGAACAGATATTGATAGCACGCCAGACGATAATCCTGCCAACGACGCGGGCGGGAAAGAACGGAGCCCAAGCGATGATAGTATTTACGGAAATGGCACAGGAAATCCTAGCGAAGTCAGTGCCTTGAGCGACGAAGACGATGCTGACCCCGCAGTGGTAAAAGCGGGCAATTTGTGCGCAACCGCTAAAATGGCAGTGGGTATCATCCTTGCGCCTCAGAGCATTCGTACGCAAAACGACATTGTTTCGGTTACATTCGGTGTGGTTAATAATGGTTCAACGCCTCTATCGAATGTAACTTTTGAAGGAACGTATAAACTTTTCAAAGGAAGCGTAGGCGCACCTAACGTGCTGACTGTGACCAAGAGCGGGGATGTCAACAACGATGGTATCATGCAACCCCTTGAGTCGTGGTTATTTACTGCGACCATGACAAACACTCCGTACAACCCTGGCGATGTATTTTTGATTTGTGGTTTTGCCAAAGCATTGTGTGGGACTGATACTGTTAAGGCAGGAAACGCCGACTTGTTATTTACCGCAGGGGTGAACATGGACGTAGAAATTACCAACGACTGTGTGAAACCTGGCGAGTTTGTAGAGGCTGATTTGATTGCCCGCTTACTCATCGATGAAGATGCCGCTCAAAACCCAGGCACAGCCAACGTCGGAGGTATCACGATTACGTTGCCAAAACGCCGTTTTGAAGCGCGTAACATGCGTATCACGTCGCCGTTGTTGAACGGTGGAACGGCATTTGATCCATTTAATCCACCAGTAGGTCTGACTATCCAAACCGTTACTGACCAAGGTGGGGCTGATGGAGGCCGCAATACGTCAAATATTTTGGACGAAGGCGATGCTGTTAATACAGCGCGCAAGCCTTGTTCGGCTTTGGGGCAAAATGATGTCAACTGCGATTTCCCTGATTGGGTATTTAAGGTGAAAATTCAAGTGCCTGCCAATTATACAGGCGATAAGTTTATCGTAGAAGCACAAGATCAATTTGATTTGTACGAAGCCAAAGAAGACCCCGCAGGAAGTGGCACATTCACGGCCTTTAGTAGCCTTGGTGCCGCTACGGAGTCGGATAAAGATACCATCAATATCAAACCAAACGCAGGGCCAGATCAAACTTTGGCGTGTAGCAATGGTAGCCTCCCCGCCACTATTCAATTAACAGGAACTCCTGCCAACGGTACGTGGGCGGCCTTGGCATCCAACCCAGCGGGAATGTCCGTGAGCAACGCAGGCTTAGTGACGATTACCAACGCCGATGCCCAAGGAAAAAGCTATAGCTTTGTTTATACATTGAATGGATGTAAGGATACTTTACAAATTACGGCGGCCGTTTGTTGCGTCAAACCAGTCGCAGCGGTAAGCCCTAAAACCCAAACCATTTGCTCGGGAGCAACGGCTTCGGCTTATGCGGCAACGCCAAGTACGGGCGTAGAATACAAATGGTTCGGGCCTTTGACTGATACTACGGGGGCATTTGGAACGGCCATTTCGGGTCAAACGAATGCTAGCTTTACGCCATCAGGTACGGCGCTCACCATCACTGGTACCAAGTATTTTGCAGTGATTGTCAATACAACAGGCAACACAACCTGTTCGGATACGGCTTTTGTACAATTAATAGTTAATCCCAAACCTACGCCTGTCAACTTTGCAGCAGCAAGTGTTTGTGTGGGAGCCGAAGTCACCTATCCAGATCCATCGGGTACAAATGGTACTTGGACAGGGCCTGGAGTGACAGATACAGGAACGGAGGCAACGGTGAATACGACCACGGCATTGACCCAATTGGCAGCGACAGCACCAAAAACGTTCTACATTTATTACACCCAAACTACAGCAGGCTGTACGCAAAAAGACAGTGCTGAGATTACGGTAAAAGCGCGTCCAGTGGTAACAATCTCTGGGCCAACGACGGTTTGCGAAACGGGTCTGCCAGTGAACTTTACGGGCTCGCCAGCGGGTGGCACGTTTACGCTTCCTCAAGGTTTCCCTGCGGGTGCAGCTACTCAAAACGGAAGTACGCTGACGTTGAACCCAGGGTTTAATATCGCAAGCCTTACCTTTAGTTATAGCTATACGGACGCAACAACAAGCTGTTCAGCAAGTGCTAGTCATTCAATCACAGTCAATCCAAAACCAAACGCGGGTCAAGACCAGACGTTGGCTTGTGCGAACCCAACGACAAACACGTTGACAACTAGCACGACCTTGTCGCCAAGTCCAGGGGGTGGAACGTGGGCACAATTGGGCACAACGCCAGTGGCAGCGACGATTTCGGGTAACAGCGTTTCAGGCATGACGGTGGCAGGGACGTATCAGTTTATTTATACGACCACGGCAGGTTGCAAAGACACCGTAGCGGTGATTGTTCAGCCTTGCGCAGGTTGTGTAAAACCAAACGCAGGCCCTGACGCGGCGGCGGTATGTCAGCCAACGAGTACGTCGAAATTGACGGCAGTAACATCGGGCGGTATGTGGGCACCGATTGGCAGCCCAGCCAACCCATCAGCTGCGAGCATCGACGCAAGTGGTAACATCACGGGCTTGTCAGCGGCGGGTATTTACAAATTTGTATATTCGGTAACATCTGGCGGACAAACGTGTACGGACACGGCGCAGGTGGAAGTGAAAGCCAAGCCAGTGATTGCCGACGGCAGCGCGACGATATGCGCAGGTGAATCGGTGGACTTGATTTCTAAGATTGTGAATTATAACACTTACCAAGGCCAAGTGTGGACAGTCGGCACAGCCAATGGCACAGTAGTGACTACGCCATCGTCGGTGAAACCAACGGGTACAACGACTTACGTCTTGGTAGCGCAAAACGCGGCAGGTTGCAAAGACACTGCGCAAGTAGTAGTGACAGTTAATCCAAAACCAAACGCAGGTCAAGACCAGACATTGGCTTGTGCGAACCCAACGACAAACACGTTGACGACGAGCACGACCTTGTCGCCAAGTCCAGCGGGTGGAACGTGGGCACAATTGGGCACAACGCCAGTGGCAGCGACGATTTCGGGTAACAGCGTTTCAGGCATGACGGTTGCAGGTACGTACCAGTTTATTTACACGACCACGGCAGGTTGCAAAGATACCGTAGCGGTGATTGTTCAGCCTTGCGCAGGTTGTGTAAAACCAAACGCGGGCCCTGACGCGGCGGCGGTATGTCAGCCAACGAGTACGTCGAAATTGACGGCAGTAACATCGGGCGGTACATGGGCACCGATTGGTAGTCCAGCCAACCCATCGTCTGCGAGCATCGACGCAAGTGGTAACATCACGGGCTTGTCAGCGGCGGGTATTTACAAATTTGTATATTCGGTAACATCTGGCGGACAAACGTGTACGGACACGGCGCAGGTGGAAGTGAAAGCCAAGCCAGTGATAGCAGACGGCAGCGCGACGATATGCGCAGGTGAGTCGGTGGACTTGATTTCTAAGATTGTGAATTATAACACTTACCAAGGTCAAGTGTGGACAGTCGGCACAGCCAATGGCACGGTAGTGACTACGCCATCGTCGGTGAAACCAACGGGTACAACGACTTACATCTTGGTAGCGCAAAACGCGGCGGGTTGCAAAGACACGGCTCAAGTAGTAGTGACAGTTAATCCAAAACCAAACGCAGGTCAAGACCAAACATTAGCTTGTGCGAACCCAACGACAAACACGTTGACGACGAGCACGACCTTGTCGCCAAGTCCAGCGGGTGGAACGTGGGCACAATTGGGCACAACGCCTGTGGCAGCGACGATTTCGGGTAACAGCGTTTCAGGCATGACGGTTGCAGGGACGTATCAGTTTATTTACACCACTACGGCAGGTTGCAAAGACACGGTAGCAGTGATTGTTCAGCCTTGTGCGGTTTGTACTAAACCGAATGCAGGAAATGACCAAACATTGGTGTGTGGTAGCGGTGGAGTTTCTCCAACAACTGCGACCTTAGCCCCAGTTACGACGGGCGGCGTTTGGAGTGTAATGGCCTCTAATCCTGCCGTTGCAACTATTTCAGGAAATGCCGTATCAGGAATGACTGCGGTTGGAACGTATAAATTTATTTACTCGATAACAAGCGGTGGACAAACCTGTACAGATACCGTACAAGTAGTGGTGCCAACCTGTGTACAAGAGCCAGTAGCTTGTACGATGAGTATGACCGCAACGCCTGGAAGCTGTATTCCAGCAACGGGTACTTACACGCTGACAGGAAAACTTACCTTGAGTAATCCACCAACGTCGGGAACATTGACTGTAAGCGTAGGAGGTGTTGAGCAGGTGTTTAGCGCACCATTTACAAGTCCGATTAATTACACATTGTCAGGACTGCCATCCGACGGTCAGGCGCAGGTTGTTACCGCCGCATTCTCGGCAGATGGAGCTTGTAAATCATCGTTGACGTATTCGGCGCCAGCCAATTGTAAAACCAACCCATGTACTACTACCCTCACAGCAGTGCCAGCGGCTTGTAATCCAACCACAGGTCTGTATGAGTTGAATGGTAGCGTAAGCTTTACAAATGCCCCAACGACAGGTACAATGACAGTAACGGTAGATGGACAAAGCCAAGTGTTTAACGCACCATTTACCAGTCCTCAGGCATACAACATCAAAAATTTGATGAGCGATGGGTCGGGTCACTTGGTAACAGTGAAATTTAGCGCCGATGGAAGTTGTGTAGGCTCTGCCACCTATACGGCACCTGCCAACTGCCGTACCAATGAATGTGGGGTTTCGGTGACAGCTATTCCTGGAAACTGTATTCCCGCATCGAATACCTATTCCGTAAGCGGAATCATTACGGTTGCAAACGCCCCTGCAACGGGTACAATGACCGTGACAGTAGGAGGTAAGAGTCAAGTCTTTACTGCACCATTTAGTGCCAGCCAAACCTACAGCCTTGCAGGGTTAGTAAGTGACGGAGCGCAGCATCAAGTGAAAGTAAGCTTCTCGGCGACGTCGATTTGTAGCGCTACTGCCACGTACAAAGCACCGCAGAATTGTTCAACAACCCAACAATGTGCCATTAACGTATCCGTAGAAGGAACGTTGTGTAATACAACCACGGGTAGTTATACATTGAATGGAGTAGTTAATTTTGTGAGTGCCCCCACCACAGGTACGCTGACCATCGTAGCAGCAGGTAAAACGTTGACTTTCAACGCACCGTTTTCAAGTCCAATGTCGTTCTCTTTGACAGGTTTAACGGGAGCAGGCAACCAAACAGTAACAGCCTCGTTTAGCGCCTCTAGCTGTTCTGCTACCACTACTTATGCACAGCCAAATTGTGGTTGTGTGCCGTCTAATCCAGCCGTTTTAGTGTCAAGTGTAACGGCTTGTTTGAACGATACTTTCCCAACGCTTCGTGCCACGGTGATTGGTCAAGCTACGATTGACTGGTTTACATTACCTTCGGGAGGTGCGCCAGTAGCGGTTGGTACGACGAGCTTCAAACCCGCAGGAAATGTCACAGGAACGGTTACGTTTTATGTACAAGCCCGTAGTACCAACGGAACGTGTGCAGGAGAAGTAAGTGAACGAATTCCTGTAACGGTGACGGCTCAAAACTGCTTGGTAGAAATTGACTTGGCACTGAAAAAGTTGATTAGTAAGAAAATCGCTCAAGTGGGCGAGGAGCTAACTTATACCATCAAAGTTTATAACCAGTCGGGCAATGCTGCCACCAACGTAGCGGTAACAGATACTTTACCAACGGCGGTGCAATTTGTGGCCAATAGTTTTGCGGCAAGTCGAGGGTCAGCTACCCTGACGGGCAACATCATAAACTGGTCAATTGGAAATATTGCAGCCAACGGAGATACCGTCACGCTGACTTACCGCGTGAAAGTACTGCAACCTGGTTTGTACTTCAACAAGGCCGAGATTACGTCGGCAGGTGAAAAAGATGTGGATTCAACCCCAGGCAATAACCAAGACGCAGAGGACGATTTAGACCGTCAGTGTTTTACAGTGCCAATTCCATTGTGTAGCGGAAGCAAAGTAGAAGTGAGCATTGGAACCAACTACACGGGCGTGAGATGGTTCAAAGATGGTCAAGAATTGACGACTTTGGCGGGTCAGCACGTGGTATTGTTGGATGCCGTAGGAAATTACACCTACACTGCCACCAACGGCGGATGTCCAACGGGAGGATGTTGCCCAATCATCATCCAAGCGGGTACCAACTGCTGCTCAGATCAACTTTGCGTACCATTTACCACGCGTAAGATTAAGAAGTAA
- a CDS encoding DUF6132 family protein encodes MKKLSNLNWAWIGAGIGAVGGYLYWKEIGCVTGTCPIKSQWQTMVPYGTLLGYLGADLVQSLLKPKAS; translated from the coding sequence ATGAAGAAATTAAGTAACCTCAACTGGGCATGGATTGGCGCGGGCATTGGCGCTGTGGGCGGCTATTTGTATTGGAAAGAAATTGGCTGTGTCACTGGCACATGCCCTATCAAATCTCAGTGGCAAACCATGGTACCTTATGGTACATTGCTGGGCTACTTAGGGGCTGATTTAGTACAGTCTTTATTGAAACCCAAAGCGTCGTAA
- a CDS encoding alpha/beta hydrolase, whose translation MKSALSLRFVFGLIALFFSCTMSRSQTVIPLWPDGQIPNDLKNRSIQEKIEVGNDGVLRISNIVLPTLSVYMPEKPTGAAVVICPGGGYRIEASGHEGVDVAQWFNSFGVTAFVLKYRLPDDALWANKHEVALQDALKAMQLVRSNATKYKIDPNRIGIMGFSAGGHLASTVSTHWQSAPSMTGLKNLPNAEICKPNFSILIYPVISSGPFKHAGSFELLLGKNPSAEQMDYYSSEKQVTEKTPPTLLVHATDDKGVPVENSLMYYDSLRKLKIPASILVYENGGHGFGLGKKQKGSVKHWPDGCQAWMEGMGLLEPKN comes from the coding sequence ATGAAATCCGCCTTATCTTTGCGTTTTGTTTTTGGTCTTATAGCTCTCTTTTTCAGTTGTACTATGTCGCGTTCTCAAACCGTCATTCCTCTTTGGCCCGATGGACAAATTCCCAATGACCTAAAAAATCGTAGCATTCAGGAAAAAATCGAAGTCGGAAATGACGGAGTTCTGCGCATTAGTAACATTGTGCTACCTACGCTGTCGGTCTATATGCCCGAAAAGCCGACGGGTGCAGCTGTGGTAATTTGCCCAGGGGGTGGTTATCGCATTGAAGCTTCTGGCCACGAGGGTGTGGATGTGGCGCAGTGGTTTAATAGTTTTGGGGTAACGGCGTTTGTGTTAAAATACCGTTTGCCTGACGATGCCCTTTGGGCCAACAAACACGAAGTCGCGCTCCAAGATGCGCTCAAAGCCATGCAGTTGGTGCGTAGCAATGCCACCAAATACAAAATAGACCCCAATCGTATTGGCATCATGGGCTTCTCAGCAGGAGGGCATTTGGCATCCACGGTAAGCACGCATTGGCAATCAGCGCCTTCTATGACAGGGCTGAAAAACCTCCCCAACGCCGAAATTTGCAAGCCTAACTTTTCGATTTTGATTTATCCCGTGATTAGTTCGGGGCCTTTCAAACACGCAGGTTCGTTTGAGTTGTTGTTGGGTAAAAACCCGTCTGCCGAACAAATGGACTATTACTCTAGCGAAAAGCAAGTGACCGAAAAAACACCGCCTACGCTTTTGGTACATGCCACCGACGACAAAGGTGTACCCGTAGAAAACAGTTTGATGTACTACGATTCCCTAAGAAAGCTTAAAATTCCTGCTTCTATTTTGGTATATGAAAACGGCGGGCATGGCTTTGGACTGGGCAAAAAACAAAAAGGCTCAGTCAAACATTGGCCCGACGGCTGCCAAGCGTGGATGGAAGGAATGGGGCTGCTCGAACCGAAAAATTAG
- a CDS encoding rhodanese-like domain-containing protein, which yields MFSFFKTKKNYENVNAATFKQLLSETPNAVIIDVRTAAEVRSEAMKGAVNIDLMRMDFQQNIAKLDKSKTYFVYCRSGNRSGQACQLMGNMGFEKVYNLSGGMMSWPY from the coding sequence ATGTTTAGCTTTTTTAAAACCAAGAAAAATTACGAAAACGTAAACGCCGCTACGTTCAAACAATTACTATCAGAAACACCTAACGCCGTAATTATCGACGTAAGAACAGCCGCTGAAGTTCGTTCAGAAGCCATGAAAGGGGCGGTGAACATCGACCTTATGAGAATGGATTTTCAACAAAATATTGCTAAATTGGACAAAAGCAAAACGTATTTTGTTTATTGTCGCAGTGGCAATCGCAGCGGTCAAGCTTGCCAATTGATGGGTAATATGGGCTTTGAAAAGGTCTATAACCTCTCGGGCGGCATGATGAGTTGGCCTTATTAG